The Gammaproteobacteria bacterium genome has a segment encoding these proteins:
- a CDS encoding MtrB/PioB family decaheme-associated outer membrane protein, with protein sequence MTRWLAVFAVLLALPANSQDAPDTSKWECRFCPIPGGLYFDFDVGAGYVSEDAYRFGNYRGFDGDGAIFLGDLDLRYWSRGGSYWELVGRDLGLEARELAFQWNSPDVRFSLMLDQLPHQLYGQSVTPFAGIDTLSLPAGWVSGGSTAAMTGLADSSNPVRIGHERESVRFDLLVLDPSDWLRYEINYRRAKRDGRGIHGGSFISQSTLLPEPIDYATDEIDVAVIYTGDRANARIAYYASMFDSQPLALTWDNPFNALAAGASQGRAAMPPDSEAHQLSLSGAVRLTPTTRLSGLLAVGRLEQNETFLPYTINATLAGALLPASSLGGEVDTRRFNLRLNTRPNRRLRLRADINVDDRDNSTPRNDYAVVESDLFAAGIRRNVPYSFKRSRARLRGNYKLNRELTLSSGYRYREIERDFQEVQSTEEHGGWFGATLRQTEKISAMSVKFGQDERKGSDYLLPGDPVTAQNPLLRKYNLADRDRQFVQASISAAPSERVDVGFSFESAEEDYNRSVIGLLTSDSQRVNIDGAWQLGEAASLSLYYGRELIESQQAGSAGFASRDWVATVEDEIDTVSIALRWPQLREKIDFGLEYLYSNATGRIALSRTAAPLDNFPDLDVSLRSARLFADIRPNDRYSMRIAYYHERLTTDDWMLDGLAPDTLQSLLALGAESPQYSGGIFSLSFRYSLAPRAANE encoded by the coding sequence ATGACGCGCTGGCTGGCGGTTTTTGCTGTCCTGCTGGCACTGCCGGCCAACAGCCAGGACGCGCCGGATACCTCGAAGTGGGAGTGCCGGTTCTGCCCGATTCCCGGCGGGCTGTATTTCGATTTTGATGTCGGTGCCGGTTACGTTTCGGAAGATGCCTATCGCTTCGGCAACTACCGCGGATTCGATGGCGACGGTGCAATATTCCTCGGCGATCTCGATCTGCGCTACTGGAGCAGGGGCGGCAGCTACTGGGAACTGGTCGGCCGCGATCTGGGGCTGGAGGCGCGGGAGCTGGCTTTCCAGTGGAATAGCCCGGATGTGAGGTTTTCACTGATGCTTGATCAGTTGCCGCACCAGCTGTACGGCCAGTCGGTCACGCCTTTCGCAGGTATCGACACGCTGTCGCTGCCCGCGGGTTGGGTGAGCGGTGGTTCGACTGCGGCGATGACCGGACTGGCTGACAGCAGCAACCCGGTGCGCATCGGTCACGAGCGGGAAAGTGTCCGGTTTGATCTGCTGGTGCTGGATCCATCCGATTGGCTGCGGTACGAAATTAATTACCGGCGCGCAAAACGTGACGGACGTGGCATCCACGGCGGCAGTTTTATTTCGCAGAGCACGTTGCTGCCGGAACCCATCGATTATGCGACCGATGAAATCGACGTTGCAGTGATCTACACGGGCGATCGCGCTAATGCGCGGATCGCGTATTACGCTTCGATGTTCGACAGCCAGCCGCTGGCCTTGACCTGGGATAACCCGTTCAATGCGTTGGCTGCCGGAGCAAGCCAGGGCCGTGCGGCCATGCCGCCGGACAGCGAGGCCCACCAGCTGAGCCTGTCCGGTGCGGTAAGACTGACACCGACCACCCGGCTTTCCGGGCTGCTCGCAGTAGGCCGACTCGAGCAGAATGAGACATTCCTGCCGTATACCATCAACGCCACGCTCGCCGGCGCACTGTTGCCAGCCAGCTCGCTGGGCGGCGAAGTCGATACGCGCCGTTTTAACCTGCGCCTTAACACGCGCCCCAACCGGCGCCTGCGTTTGCGTGCCGATATCAATGTCGATGATCGTGATAACAGTACGCCGCGCAACGACTACGCAGTCGTGGAGTCAGATCTTTTTGCCGCAGGCATTCGCCGCAACGTGCCCTACAGCTTCAAGCGCTCGCGTGCACGGCTGCGCGGCAACTACAAGCTCAATCGCGAGTTGACGCTGAGCAGCGGCTATCGCTATCGGGAGATCGAGCGGGATTTCCAGGAAGTACAGTCGACCGAGGAGCATGGCGGCTGGTTCGGCGCGACGCTGCGCCAGACCGAAAAGATTTCTGCCATGTCGGTGAAATTTGGCCAGGACGAGCGCAAGGGTTCCGACTATCTGCTGCCCGGCGACCCGGTCACCGCGCAGAATCCGTTGTTGCGCAAGTACAATCTTGCTGACCGCGACCGCCAGTTCGTCCAGGCCAGCATCAGCGCGGCACCCTCCGAGCGCGTCGATGTTGGCTTCAGCTTCGAAAGCGCTGAAGAGGACTACAACAGATCCGTGATCGGGCTGCTGACGTCGGATTCACAACGGGTCAATATCGATGGCGCATGGCAGCTGGGCGAAGCCGCTTCGCTGAGTCTTTACTATGGCCGTGAGCTGATCGAGTCACAGCAGGCCGGCAGCGCAGGCTTCGCCAGCCGCGACTGGGTCGCAACAGTTGAAGACGAAATCGACACCGTCAGCATCGCGCTGCGTTGGCCGCAGCTGCGTGAAAAAATAGATTTCGGCCTCGAATACCTTTACAGCAATGCCACTGGCCGCATTGCGCTGAGCCGCACCGCTGCACCACTCGATAATTTCCCGGATCTTGATGTCAGCCTGCGTAGCGCACGGCTGTTTGCCGATATACGTCCGAATGATCGTTACAGCATGCGTATCGCGTATTACCACGAGCGGCTGACAACTGATGACTGGATGCTGGACGGGCTGGCCCCGGACACCCTGCAGTCCCTGCTGGCGCTGGGCGCGGAGAGCCCGCAATACAGCGGTGGGATATTCAGCCTGTCGTTCCGTTACTCGCTCGCGCCTCGCGCAGCAAACGAGTAG
- a CDS encoding DmsE family decaheme c-type cytochrome, with the protein MRHRWRRAAALLLALLVTTPVAAQDDDKEPEYTRTGADTCLRCHGEGSEYQVLGIFKTPHGNAFDERAPFGQLQCEACHGPGGEHAGRVRRGQERPGLRRFGQGSPTPVNEQNEVCEGCHKAAVGTSWHGGMHDSAEVSCADCHQVHVSRDPVLETRSQPQVCYECHRSQKADSFKFSAHPLRFGKMTCTACHNPHGTLADAELRRGSVNDTCYQCHAEKRGPFLWEHAPVAEDCSLCHASHGSNHPAMLTRRAPLLCQQCHSQAGHPSVARSSSGIPAQGGSTFVGGHGCANCHSQVHGSNHPSGAGLTR; encoded by the coding sequence ATGAGACACCGCTGGCGGCGGGCGGCTGCACTGTTGCTGGCCTTGCTGGTGACGACGCCGGTCGCGGCCCAGGACGATGACAAAGAGCCGGAATATACCCGCACTGGTGCTGACACCTGTCTGCGCTGCCATGGCGAAGGCTCGGAATATCAGGTGCTTGGCATATTCAAAACACCGCACGGCAACGCTTTCGACGAGCGTGCGCCGTTTGGCCAGCTGCAGTGTGAGGCCTGCCATGGTCCAGGCGGCGAGCATGCCGGGCGCGTAAGGCGCGGCCAGGAGCGCCCGGGGTTGCGACGCTTCGGGCAAGGCTCGCCCACCCCTGTGAACGAACAAAATGAAGTCTGTGAGGGCTGTCACAAGGCTGCCGTGGGCACCAGCTGGCACGGCGGAATGCATGACAGTGCCGAGGTCTCCTGTGCAGATTGTCACCAGGTGCACGTCAGTCGCGACCCGGTGCTGGAAACACGCAGCCAGCCGCAGGTGTGTTACGAATGCCACCGTTCGCAAAAGGCCGACAGCTTCAAATTTTCCGCGCATCCGCTGCGTTTTGGCAAGATGACCTGTACTGCCTGCCACAACCCGCACGGCACACTGGCCGATGCCGAGTTACGTCGCGGTAGTGTCAATGACACGTGTTACCAGTGCCATGCCGAAAAGCGTGGCCCGTTCCTGTGGGAGCATGCCCCGGTGGCCGAAGACTGCTCGCTGTGCCATGCCAGCCATGGATCCAATCACCCGGCGATGCTGACGCGTCGTGCGCCGCTGTTGTGCCAGCAATGCCATTCGCAAGCTGGCCACCCCAGCGTTGCACGCAGTTCCTCCGGCATTCCGGCACAGGGTGGCAGTACTTTTGTCGGCGGGCACGGCTGTGCCAACTGTCACTCGCAGGTGCATGGCTCCAATCATCCGTCCGGTGCGGGGTTAACCCGATGA
- a CDS encoding OmcA/MtrC family decaheme c-type cytochrome, which yields MTRSAASRFGLVFVFLLAIAGCEGDDGLQGPAGPAGPPGATGPAGPAAPGSPGATTDAGNASSLTGQVTSVTIGSPPVVNFTLIDENGIPVTGLTESNIDFTIARLVPGIDGNSSEWQSYVTRVESADGEEPDVLSEATQATTEDGDDGVLVDNGDGSYSYTFATDLDAAAVPFDPTLTHRVAFQLRNVATATDNAVYTWRPSDGATSEIFSREIVSTATCNKCHNRLAEHGGRRFDTGYCVVCHNPGSVDQDSGNTVDMTVMIHKIHMGVDLPSVVAGTPYVIYGFREGEHDYSDVVFPQDIRNCETCHDGGDPEAPDAGNWLTVPTVESCGSCHDNVNFETGEGHSEANLVATNADCTLCHSDGGFVGPVDESHAILDQLAAEKYQFNILGITDTAPGEFPTVTFSVTDPTNNDVPYDIQNDAPFTQGSGASRIAVDIGWSTTDYQNTGSGSEVPGFRPGSPAQLVSLNPLFGGATDNEDGTFSITSGVAIPLDVTGSGLVAIEGHPAEDVDGNGSQDRISVGGAVDFFAITDSSPTPRRQVVDLENCLDCHQQLSLHGNNRTDNDQLCVGCHNAESTDIRARMEAGVDAGTAPDGLDERSVDFKRMIHRIHAGAGLVDPYIVYGFGGSIHDYSEVIFPGALGNCTMCHLEGTYYPVGSNVLATTIDSGADLGDPSDDINITPNAAVCSSCHESALATAHITQNGGAFDAMQTDDGTLISASQGTVLETCVLCHGEGGSSDVREAHGF from the coding sequence ATGACACGATCGGCGGCATCGCGTTTTGGTTTGGTTTTTGTTTTTCTGCTGGCGATTGCCGGTTGCGAAGGTGATGATGGCTTGCAGGGTCCAGCCGGACCTGCGGGACCGCCAGGCGCAACCGGTCCCGCTGGCCCGGCTGCACCGGGCTCGCCGGGCGCAACCACAGACGCGGGCAATGCATCCTCGTTAACCGGGCAGGTTACAAGCGTGACGATTGGCAGCCCGCCGGTCGTCAATTTCACGCTGATCGATGAGAACGGTATTCCGGTTACCGGACTGACGGAAAGTAATATTGACTTTACTATTGCGCGTCTCGTGCCGGGCATCGACGGCAATTCGAGCGAGTGGCAAAGTTACGTTACGCGCGTCGAATCCGCCGATGGCGAAGAACCCGACGTGCTGAGCGAGGCAACGCAGGCCACGACCGAGGACGGCGACGATGGTGTTCTCGTCGACAACGGCGACGGCAGTTATTCCTATACTTTTGCCACCGATCTCGATGCGGCAGCGGTCCCTTTCGACCCAACCCTCACTCACAGGGTCGCCTTCCAGTTACGCAATGTGGCTACGGCAACTGACAACGCCGTTTATACCTGGCGACCCTCTGACGGCGCCACCAGCGAGATATTCAGCCGCGAGATCGTATCAACGGCAACCTGCAACAAGTGTCACAATCGCCTTGCCGAACACGGCGGGCGGCGTTTTGACACGGGTTATTGCGTCGTCTGCCACAATCCCGGCTCAGTCGACCAGGACAGCGGCAACACCGTCGACATGACGGTGATGATCCACAAGATCCACATGGGTGTAGACCTGCCAAGCGTCGTTGCCGGTACGCCATACGTTATCTATGGTTTCAGGGAAGGCGAGCATGATTATTCCGACGTCGTGTTCCCGCAGGACATCCGCAACTGCGAAACCTGCCACGATGGTGGTGACCCCGAGGCGCCCGACGCCGGGAACTGGCTGACCGTACCTACAGTCGAGTCCTGCGGTTCGTGTCACGACAACGTGAATTTCGAAACCGGCGAAGGCCATAGCGAGGCCAACCTGGTCGCCACCAATGCCGACTGCACGCTGTGTCACAGCGATGGTGGTTTTGTCGGCCCGGTGGATGAATCGCATGCGATCCTCGACCAGCTGGCGGCGGAAAAATACCAGTTCAATATTCTCGGTATTACCGACACCGCACCAGGCGAGTTTCCCACCGTGACCTTCTCGGTAACTGATCCGACCAACAACGATGTACCGTACGACATCCAGAATGATGCGCCATTTACGCAGGGCAGTGGTGCCAGCCGCATAGCTGTTGACATCGGGTGGTCGACGACCGATTACCAGAACACCGGCAGCGGCAGCGAAGTGCCCGGCTTCCGACCCGGTTCACCGGCACAGCTGGTCAGCCTCAATCCGTTGTTTGGCGGCGCCACGGACAACGAAGACGGAACCTTCAGTATCACCTCCGGCGTGGCGATACCGCTCGATGTGACCGGATCCGGCCTGGTGGCGATAGAGGGCCACCCCGCGGAAGATGTCGACGGCAATGGTTCGCAGGACAGGATTTCCGTCGGCGGCGCGGTTGATTTCTTCGCCATCACTGACAGCTCGCCCACGCCGCGACGGCAGGTGGTCGACCTGGAGAACTGCCTGGACTGCCACCAGCAGCTGAGTCTGCACGGCAACAACCGGACCGACAACGACCAGCTTTGTGTCGGCTGTCACAATGCTGAATCCACTGATATCCGTGCGCGTATGGAAGCCGGTGTCGATGCCGGTACGGCGCCAGACGGTCTCGACGAAAGAAGCGTCGACTTCAAGCGCATGATTCATCGTATTCACGCCGGCGCGGGTCTGGTGGATCCGTACATCGTCTATGGGTTTGGCGGGTCGATACATGACTACAGTGAGGTCATCTTCCCCGGCGCGCTTGGCAACTGCACGATGTGTCACCTCGAAGGCACGTACTACCCGGTGGGCTCGAACGTGCTGGCGACCACGATCGATTCGGGCGCTGACCTGGGCGATCCGAGCGACGACATCAACATTACGCCGAACGCGGCGGTATGTTCTTCCTGTCACGAGAGTGCGCTTGCAACGGCACATATCACGCAGAACGGCGGCGCCTTCGATGCGATGCAGACTGACGACGGGACCCTGATTTCTGCTTCGCAGGGCACCGTGCTCGAGACCTGCGTGCTGTGTCACGGCGAGGGTGGCAGCTCTGACGTACGCGAAGCGCATGGATTCTGA
- a CDS encoding cytochrome C produces the protein MGFSGGPYLGILTFLILPGIFVLGLLLIPVGVFLARRRARRARAAGVEQAARLPVIDFNQPRTRNIVLMVVGLTLVNIVILAGATYKGVHVMDSTEFCGMACHSVMQPEFTAFQRSPHARVDCVDCHIGPGADWFVKSKITGAWQLVAVALDLYPRPIPTPIHDLRPARETCEQCHWPEKFVGDKLRVTTHFEEDEVNTETKSVLLLKVGGIQGRNSRGIHWHVDPNNRIRYLSDATRETIYDVELGLPDGSTRVYRNGDAPDDAVWREMDCVDCHNRPTHIYRQPDKELDLAMREGRIARELPFIRREGMAALQANYESHDDARTQIAAALDEFYRNEYPDVHTASPDAIDGAAQQLGEIYANNVFPSMKVYWDTYPDHIGHQTNSAGCFRCHDRRHRTEQRERISKDCETCHTILADRESNPAILEQLLP, from the coding sequence ATGGGTTTCAGCGGCGGTCCGTACCTGGGCATCCTCACGTTCCTGATACTGCCCGGAATATTCGTGCTGGGTCTGTTGTTGATACCGGTCGGCGTGTTTCTGGCGCGGCGTCGGGCCCGCAGGGCGCGGGCGGCGGGTGTTGAGCAGGCAGCCAGACTGCCGGTAATTGACTTTAACCAGCCGCGTACTCGCAATATTGTCTTAATGGTAGTGGGGCTGACGCTGGTTAACATCGTCATCCTCGCCGGCGCCACCTATAAAGGTGTGCATGTCATGGACTCGACCGAGTTCTGCGGCATGGCCTGTCACAGCGTGATGCAGCCCGAGTTCACCGCATTCCAGCGGTCACCGCACGCGCGGGTCGATTGCGTGGACTGCCACATTGGTCCGGGTGCCGACTGGTTCGTGAAATCAAAGATTACCGGTGCCTGGCAGCTGGTTGCAGTGGCGCTGGATCTCTATCCCCGTCCGATTCCGACGCCGATTCATGATTTGCGTCCGGCGCGTGAGACCTGCGAGCAATGTCACTGGCCGGAGAAGTTTGTTGGCGACAAGCTGCGGGTGACAACGCACTTCGAGGAAGACGAAGTCAATACCGAAACAAAATCGGTGCTGCTGCTGAAAGTTGGCGGTATCCAGGGGCGAAACTCGCGCGGCATCCACTGGCATGTGGACCCCAACAACAGGATTCGGTACCTGTCCGATGCGACCCGCGAGACGATCTACGATGTGGAGTTGGGCCTGCCCGATGGCAGCACCCGGGTGTATCGCAACGGCGATGCACCTGACGATGCCGTATGGCGCGAAATGGACTGTGTCGACTGCCATAATCGCCCGACTCACATTTACCGCCAGCCTGATAAGGAGCTCGACCTGGCGATGCGCGAGGGCCGTATCGCCCGTGAATTGCCATTCATCCGTCGCGAAGGCATGGCTGCGCTGCAGGCCAACTATGAATCTCACGATGATGCACGCACGCAGATTGCTGCGGCGCTTGATGAGTTCTACCGCAACGAATACCCTGATGTTCACACGGCCTCGCCGGATGCTATCGACGGGGCAGCGCAGCAGCTTGGCGAGATCTATGCCAACAATGTCTTCCCGTCGATGAAGGTCTACTGGGATACCTACCCGGACCATATCGGCCATCAGACCAATTCCGCGGGTTGTTTCCGCTGTCACGACAGGCGTCATCGCACCGAGCAGCGCGAGCGCATTTCCAAAGACTGCGAAACCTGCCACACGATTCTTGCCGATCGTGAGAGCAATCCGGCGATCCTGGAGCAGCTTTTACCCTGA